A single Chryseobacterium sp. DNA region contains:
- a CDS encoding site-specific DNA-methyltransferase — protein sequence MNDKLDLQSTDITSLNIEKIGALFPNCLTETAEGKKIDFDLLKQELSTEIIEGNKERYRLEWPGKREAIVTANIPTTKTLRPVREDSVDFDTTENIYIEGDNLEVLKLLQESYLNKIKMIYIDPPYNTGKDFVYKDNFAKAGEDELLESGQKDEYNQKLIANPETNGRYHSDWLSMMYPRLKLARNLLTDDGVIFISINNYEIHNVRKICDEIFGETNFIECITWNKRVPKNDKGIGNIHEYIIIYVKDNEREHIFKMPKEGLDEIFDLTEKLKKNKVSIGDAEKEIKKLYKKKGFDRGITLYNSLDENYRLWGKINMSWPNANTFGPKYDVLHPVLKKPVKVPERGWRWKEETFLQEVNYQNIIELHDGSYMCGKIWFAKDLETQPSSIKFLHEVDNMLLRSIISTKSDGGIETELLFQNKSIFSYPKPTSLLKSLIESIDLENSIILDFFSGSATSADAVIQSNSILKRNLKFIMIQLPEDLDESLKTTDTNTKQTLLNAIDVLEKLNKPHLLTELGKERIRRAANKIKEETNADIDYGFRVYRLDTSNMQDVYYKPQDYNQGTLDLFADNVKEDRTAEDLVTQVMLDWGLQLSLPIECKTIAGKEVYTVAGDSLYCCFGKDIDETFAKAIAAEKPLRIVFRDKGFKDDTAKENVKQLLKQLSPESEMKVI from the coding sequence ATGAACGATAAATTAGATTTACAATCCACAGATATAACCAGCCTGAATATAGAAAAAATAGGAGCGCTTTTCCCAAATTGTTTAACCGAAACAGCAGAAGGCAAAAAAATAGACTTTGATCTACTGAAACAGGAACTATCAACAGAAATTATAGAAGGTAATAAAGAACGTTACCGTCTGGAATGGCCTGGTAAGCGTGAAGCTATAGTAACAGCAAATATCCCGACTACCAAAACTCTTCGACCTGTGCGTGAAGACTCTGTAGATTTTGATACGACCGAAAACATCTATATAGAAGGTGATAACCTGGAAGTATTAAAACTTCTACAGGAAAGTTATTTGAACAAGATTAAAATGATCTATATAGATCCTCCATATAATACAGGAAAAGACTTTGTCTATAAAGACAATTTTGCAAAAGCTGGCGAAGATGAACTTTTGGAAAGCGGACAAAAAGATGAATACAATCAAAAATTGATAGCTAACCCTGAAACCAATGGACGTTATCATTCTGATTGGTTATCTATGATGTATCCAAGATTAAAACTAGCACGTAATCTTTTAACAGACGATGGTGTTATTTTTATTTCAATTAATAACTATGAGATTCATAATGTAAGAAAAATATGCGATGAAATATTTGGTGAAACAAATTTTATTGAATGTATTACATGGAATAAAAGGGTTCCAAAAAATGATAAAGGAATTGGTAATATTCATGAGTATATAATTATATATGTCAAGGATAATGAACGAGAACACATTTTTAAAATGCCTAAAGAAGGTCTGGACGAAATTTTTGACTTAACAGAAAAATTAAAAAAGAACAAAGTCTCAATAGGTGATGCAGAAAAGGAAATTAAAAAACTTTATAAAAAGAAGGGATTTGATAGAGGAATAACCTTATACAATTCATTAGATGAAAACTATAGATTATGGGGGAAAATCAATATGAGTTGGCCAAATGCAAATACATTTGGCCCCAAATATGATGTTCTGCATCCAGTTTTAAAAAAACCAGTAAAAGTCCCAGAAAGGGGATGGAGATGGAAAGAAGAAACATTTTTACAAGAGGTAAATTATCAGAATATAATCGAGCTTCATGATGGAAGTTACATGTGTGGCAAAATCTGGTTTGCAAAGGATCTTGAAACTCAACCAAGTTCAATAAAATTTTTGCATGAAGTAGATAATATGTTATTAAGATCAATTATAAGTACAAAAAGTGATGGAGGTATTGAAACAGAACTATTATTTCAAAATAAAAGTATTTTCTCTTACCCTAAACCAACATCATTATTAAAAAGCCTCATTGAGTCAATTGATTTAGAAAATAGTATTATTCTTGATTTTTTTTCAGGTTCAGCAACATCAGCAGATGCAGTTATACAATCTAATTCAATACTTAAAAGAAATCTGAAATTTATAATGATTCAACTACCTGAAGATTTAGATGAAAGCTTAAAAACTACAGATACAAATACAAAACAAACATTGTTAAACGCTATTGATGTTTTAGAAAAACTAAATAAACCACATTTACTTACTGAACTTGGCAAAGAGCGTATTCGCCGTGCAGCCAACAAAATAAAAGAAGAAACAAATGCAGATATAGACTACGGTTTTAGAGTATATCGTTTAGATACTTCTAATATGCAGGACGTCTATTACAAACCACAAGATTATAACCAAGGTACATTGGATCTATTTGCCGACAATGTAAAAGAAGACCGTACTGCAGAAGATCTTGTTACTCAGGTAATGTTAGATTGGGGATTACAGCTTTCTTTACCAATAGAATGTAAAACCATCGCTGGCAAAGAAGTATATACTGTAGCAGGAGATTCTCTATATTGCTGCTTTGGCAAAGATATAGATGAAACGTTTGCCAAAGCAATCGCAGCTGAAAAGCCATTGCGTATTGTTTTCCGAGATAAAGGTTTTAAAGATGATACTGCTAAAGAGAATGTAAAACAATTACTAAAACAATTGAGTCCGGAGAGTGAGATGAAAGTGATATAA
- a CDS encoding helicase-related protein — protein sequence MKHIDNINTRLIDDLKESISKKSKVAIAASSFSIYAFEALRKELQGVEELRFVFTTPAFLQENLKKEVPKFFIPHLFKEADLCGGEFELRLRNQLNQRAIAKECSKWVKEKVIFKSNKQPSFPTSGMIHVKNEDDSEFSWNNVNSFTTSDLGITPKKGFPTLIQKTDFPNSQAYLDWFNQIWDNKEDLEIVTQKVQQYFEKAFKDNSPEFIYFITLYNIFNDFLDDLSLDNLPDDKVGFKDTVVWNKLFNFQKDAVVGAINKLEKYKGCILADSVGLGKTFSALGIIKYYEMRNKDVLVLCPKKLEANWNIYRHNDKNNILAKDRLRYDVLFHTDLSRESGISNGRNLANVNWGNYGLVVIDESHNFRNAGLTYSEKENRYQALLRKVMREGIETKVLMLSATPVNNRFNDLKNQLALAYEGNPELIDEKLNTNNGIDVIFKRAQSAFNSWSKLDISNRTTEKLLDLLDFDFFEILDSLTIARSRKHITTYYDTSDIGKFPIRNKPVSRECALTQEKNITYTEIADLLSRLNLSVYTPLKYILPSQKEKYAERYDKKTKSGKLTQLDRETSLKILMRINMLKRIESSIDSFRITTNGIKSQIEQTLKSISKEGLETISEQNFDTQSENFDWDANWGDEENLIGKKVKIHLADIDRRQWKEDLEEDLALLNQLLMKVNQIVPQLDLKLQTLITTIEDKIQNPINTDNKKVIVFTAFADTADYLYKNISAYFKDNYRINSTLISGSRRVATTKTIPTELNTLLTCFSPKSKDKALLFPSINEDIDILIATDCISEGQNLQDCDYLINYDIHWNPVRIIQRFGRIDRIGSKNDSITLVNFWPDITLDNYINLKQRVEDRMTISDMASTADDNILKENQKDLEYRKLQLQKLQDEVTDLEDLREGIDITDLGLNDFRIDLSNYIKQYGELTDIPEGIHAVVSATELLKPGVIYILRNINENININKLNRLHPYYLVYIDNEGKLLFNHIDSKKILDAVRLLCKGIQEPIISLCEQVNTETDEYHNMFVYSELLKKSISTILETEDEKEVLSLFKSGGTNVMKDKFKGVEDFKLISFLIVK from the coding sequence ATGAAACACATTGACAATATTAATACCCGTTTAATTGACGATTTAAAAGAGAGCATTAGCAAGAAAAGTAAAGTTGCTATTGCCGCTTCTTCATTCTCCATTTATGCATTTGAAGCCTTAAGAAAAGAATTACAGGGTGTTGAAGAGTTGCGATTTGTGTTTACCACTCCTGCATTTTTACAAGAAAATTTAAAAAAAGAAGTTCCAAAATTCTTTATTCCACACTTGTTCAAAGAAGCAGATCTATGCGGCGGAGAATTTGAATTGCGATTGCGTAATCAGCTTAATCAAAGAGCCATTGCTAAAGAATGCAGCAAATGGGTAAAAGAAAAAGTAATCTTTAAATCCAACAAGCAGCCCTCTTTTCCGACTTCAGGAATGATTCACGTCAAAAATGAAGATGATTCAGAGTTCTCCTGGAACAATGTCAACAGTTTTACAACGTCTGATCTTGGGATTACTCCTAAAAAGGGGTTTCCCACTTTAATTCAGAAAACAGATTTCCCCAATAGCCAAGCCTATTTAGATTGGTTCAATCAGATTTGGGATAATAAGGAGGACCTAGAAATAGTTACCCAAAAAGTCCAACAATACTTTGAAAAAGCATTCAAAGACAACAGTCCTGAATTTATTTATTTTATTACACTCTACAATATTTTTAATGATTTTCTCGATGATCTTAGTCTAGACAACCTCCCCGACGATAAAGTAGGTTTTAAAGATACCGTAGTGTGGAACAAGTTGTTTAATTTTCAAAAAGATGCGGTAGTTGGCGCTATCAATAAATTGGAAAAATACAAGGGTTGTATTCTCGCAGATAGTGTTGGGTTAGGTAAAACCTTCTCCGCTTTAGGAATCATCAAATATTACGAAATGCGTAATAAAGATGTTCTGGTATTATGCCCAAAAAAATTAGAAGCCAACTGGAATATCTATCGCCACAACGATAAAAATAATATTCTGGCCAAAGACCGCCTGCGATATGATGTACTTTTTCATACCGATTTGTCCCGGGAATCCGGTATAAGTAATGGCCGTAATTTGGCCAATGTCAATTGGGGTAACTATGGATTGGTTGTAATTGATGAATCTCATAACTTTCGAAATGCAGGGCTAACTTATTCGGAAAAAGAAAATCGCTATCAGGCATTACTTAGAAAAGTAATGCGTGAAGGCATTGAAACAAAAGTACTCATGCTTTCTGCCACTCCGGTAAACAACCGCTTCAATGACCTAAAAAACCAACTTGCACTTGCTTATGAAGGCAACCCAGAATTGATTGACGAAAAACTAAACACTAACAACGGAATAGATGTCATTTTCAAAAGAGCGCAATCCGCATTTAATTCCTGGTCAAAACTAGATATTAGCAATAGAACTACTGAAAAATTATTGGATTTGCTGGATTTTGATTTTTTTGAAATTCTGGATTCTCTCACTATTGCACGTTCTCGTAAGCATATTACGACCTATTATGATACATCCGATATTGGAAAGTTTCCAATACGAAACAAGCCTGTATCCCGAGAATGTGCCCTTACCCAAGAAAAAAACATAACATATACAGAAATAGCAGATTTACTAAGCCGCTTAAATTTATCGGTGTATACACCTCTAAAATATATTCTCCCAAGTCAGAAGGAAAAATATGCAGAACGTTACGATAAAAAAACAAAAAGTGGTAAATTAACACAACTTGACCGAGAGACAAGTTTAAAAATATTGATGCGTATCAACATGCTGAAACGTATTGAAAGTTCTATTGACTCTTTTAGGATTACGACAAATGGTATTAAGTCACAAATAGAACAAACTTTAAAATCAATTTCAAAAGAAGGTTTGGAAACCATATCCGAACAAAACTTTGATACGCAATCTGAAAATTTCGATTGGGATGCTAATTGGGGAGATGAAGAAAACCTAATAGGTAAAAAAGTAAAAATACATTTAGCTGATATCGATCGTCGACAATGGAAAGAAGATTTAGAAGAAGATTTAGCCCTATTAAATCAACTTCTGATGAAGGTAAATCAGATAGTTCCTCAACTCGATCTAAAGTTACAGACACTAATTACTACTATTGAAGATAAGATTCAAAACCCTATCAATACAGACAATAAAAAAGTTATTGTATTTACAGCTTTTGCAGATACAGCAGACTATTTATATAAAAACATAAGTGCCTATTTTAAGGATAATTATCGTATTAATTCAACACTTATATCTGGATCAAGAAGAGTAGCTACTACTAAAACAATTCCAACGGAACTTAATACTTTGCTAACTTGTTTTTCACCTAAGTCGAAAGACAAAGCCTTATTATTTCCATCAATCAATGAGGATATAGACATTTTGATTGCTACGGATTGTATTTCTGAGGGTCAAAATTTACAGGATTGTGACTATCTTATCAATTATGATATCCACTGGAATCCGGTTCGTATTATTCAACGTTTTGGCAGAATTGACCGAATTGGTTCTAAAAATGATTCCATCACATTAGTCAATTTCTGGCCAGACATCACTTTAGATAATTACATCAATCTGAAACAACGTGTGGAAGACCGTATGACGATCTCTGATATGGCGAGTACTGCCGATGATAATATCCTGAAAGAAAATCAGAAAGATCTCGAATATCGTAAGCTTCAATTACAGAAACTGCAAGATGAAGTAACAGACTTGGAAGATCTTCGCGAGGGTATTGATATTACAGACTTAGGACTGAATGATTTTAGAATTGACCTATCCAATTATATCAAACAATATGGAGAACTAACCGATATTCCCGAAGGAATTCATGCAGTAGTTTCAGCTACGGAATTGTTGAAACCTGGAGTGATTTATATATTGAGAAATATCAATGAAAATATTAACATCAACAAACTAAACCGTTTACATCCTTATTATTTGGTTTATATTGACAACGAAGGCAAGTTATTATTCAATCATATAGATTCTAAAAAAATTCTGGATGCTGTAAGGTTGTTATGCAAAGGCATTCAGGAGCCTATTATTTCTTTATGTGAACAAGTTAACACAGAAACGGATGAATATCACAATATGTTTGTATATTCTGAATTACTGAAAAAATCAATCAGTACAATACTGGAAACGGAAGATGAAAAAGAAGTTTTGAGTTTGTTTAAATCAGGTGGAACAAATGTTATGAAAGATAAGTTCAAAGGAGTAGAAGATTTCAAGCTGATTTCATTCTTAATTGTAAAATAG
- a CDS encoding DUF4391 domain-containing protein, giving the protein MFNLPKSTLVQKVVPKNAFDAYTNTKQKKAFANKIQRITWLNKISFETINLKDAEIKEIQIFKVELKEKIEIKDILNIIDKAIPYHIIFLIDFNKEFYISTSVKHLHPNDEDNAVIDYTFKSVWLSINENPYTIELKSDLDWVFQNFCEQLKTVNTNVSNIWELVQAQKKDDSLRKEMEKVKSEIARCKQFNIKVELNIKLKELEKSLTSNFKS; this is encoded by the coding sequence ATGTTCAATCTGCCAAAATCTACATTAGTTCAAAAAGTTGTACCCAAAAATGCATTTGATGCCTATACGAATACTAAGCAAAAAAAAGCATTTGCCAATAAGATACAACGAATAACCTGGTTGAATAAAATTTCTTTTGAAACCATTAACCTAAAAGATGCAGAAATAAAAGAAATTCAAATCTTTAAAGTTGAATTAAAGGAGAAAATAGAAATTAAAGATATCCTTAATATCATTGATAAAGCGATTCCCTATCATATTATTTTTTTAATAGATTTTAATAAGGAGTTTTATATTTCCACCTCTGTAAAACATCTCCATCCGAATGATGAAGATAATGCCGTTATTGACTATACTTTTAAATCTGTTTGGCTAAGCATTAATGAGAATCCATATACAATAGAACTAAAAAGTGATCTGGATTGGGTATTCCAAAACTTTTGTGAGCAACTAAAAACAGTTAATACAAATGTATCTAATATTTGGGAATTAGTTCAGGCACAAAAGAAGGATGATTCTTTACGAAAAGAAATGGAAAAAGTAAAATCTGAAATTGCCCGGTGCAAACAATTCAATATAAAAGTAGAACTGAACATCAAATTAAAAGAATTGGAAAAAAGCTTAACTTCTAATTTTAAATCGTAA
- a CDS encoding restriction endonuclease, with the protein MSKSRSKKIAEKTIFATFKILKENGGEMRGKDVVDRIRETTSFDDYEKHRFEKTGYIRWESILHFYTIDCMKAGYLRKQKGIWYLTEEGEKAIDLGAEKLLNSATKLYREWNTKRKAEDGIKTDLGDFTEEEAAQVQKSLINQYEEDAYNGIRNYIISKNPYEFQDLVGQLLTAMGYYISDIAQRGADGGIDLVAYTDPLGTKHPRIIVQVKHRPNDSVSSDEIQKLGGTLKRNSDVGIFVTSGTFSKPAKKEARESREHIELIDFERFVSLWQEYYTKMTDEQKSFLPLHPIYFLGE; encoded by the coding sequence ATGTCAAAGTCCAGGTCAAAAAAAATAGCCGAAAAAACAATTTTTGCTACATTCAAAATATTGAAAGAAAATGGTGGGGAAATGAGGGGAAAAGATGTCGTAGATAGAATCAGAGAGACTACATCTTTTGACGACTATGAAAAACATCGTTTTGAAAAAACCGGATACATCCGCTGGGAATCCATATTACATTTTTATACAATTGATTGTATGAAAGCAGGTTATCTTCGAAAGCAAAAAGGGATTTGGTATTTGACAGAAGAAGGAGAAAAAGCCATCGATCTAGGAGCAGAAAAACTCCTAAACTCCGCAACGAAATTATATAGAGAATGGAATACAAAAAGGAAAGCAGAAGACGGCATAAAGACTGATCTTGGGGATTTCACAGAAGAAGAGGCTGCACAAGTTCAAAAATCTTTAATCAATCAATATGAAGAAGATGCTTATAATGGAATCAGAAACTACATTATTAGTAAAAACCCTTATGAATTTCAAGATCTGGTAGGTCAGCTCTTAACAGCTATGGGATATTATATTTCCGATATTGCTCAAAGAGGAGCTGATGGTGGTATTGATCTTGTAGCTTATACAGATCCTTTAGGAACCAAACATCCAAGAATAATTGTTCAGGTTAAACATCGCCCTAATGATTCAGTTTCTTCTGATGAAATTCAAAAGTTAGGAGGTACATTAAAAAGGAATTCAGATGTAGGAATATTTGTGACCTCAGGTACATTTTCAAAACCAGCAAAGAAAGAAGCTCGTGAATCCAGGGAACATATTGAGTTAATTGATTTTGAAAGATTTGTTTCTTTATGGCAAGAATATTATACAAAAATGACTGATGAACAAAAGTCATTTTTGCCTTTGCATCCAATTTATTTTTTAGGGGAATGA
- a CDS encoding integrase core domain-containing protein translates to MTQNSDPYENAVAERINGILKYEFDIDKHNINNALRRKIVDESIEIYNDLRPHFSNYYLTPNQMHRQSKIRMKTYKNKNQSKKDFTLV, encoded by the coding sequence ATGACTCAAAACTCTGATCCTTATGAAAATGCAGTTGCTGAGAGAATAAACGGCATTTTAAAATATGAGTTTGATATTGATAAACATAATATTAACAATGCTCTAAGAAGAAAAATTGTAGATGAATCTATTGAGATTTACAATGATTTACGACCTCACTTTTCAAATTATTATCTAACTCCAAATCAAATGCACAGACAATCCAAAATCAGAATGAAAACCTATAAAAACAAAAACCAAAGCAAAAAAGATTTTACATTGGTTTAA
- a CDS encoding DUF262 domain-containing protein, with product MSRINAEIKKASSILEGNMSIPNYQRPYRWTEDNVRLLLEDITQSWKEGKNSYRIGSLILNTNDSQLNIVDGQQRITTLLLILKALESNAGSALRDSLQYRHSDSLNAIIQNKHFIDGWLQENIGNDNKSFEKYILNSCEFVEIRVADLSEAFQMFDSQNGRGKELEAYNLLKAYHIRAMESNTFEEKVTCDITWEGAARYQADKENPHVSNLLRQLINEQLYRTRLWSRKKEAYAFDKKQIREFKGITVNKNHPIDFPYQNRELMQYVMQNYFKSLGVSVNGIKSRFRNISPENINPFSLLNQNIVNGKDFFDYTETYIEIYKRLFNSEFEEMKEFKKFVQKNCKYDGSHRDGDQYLFELYKSLIILMFDKFGEEGVEKYHKTLYLLVYRLRLEKEQVRYNSVVKYPAENEVFNIIENAKSYSDLLPLEKMANKNVICKKNVAAVIEYFLKQNIRLESADERKVNLKDYSFT from the coding sequence TTGAGCAGAATAAACGCAGAAATAAAAAAGGCAAGTTCTATATTGGAGGGCAATATGTCTATCCCAAATTATCAAAGACCTTATCGCTGGACAGAGGATAATGTCCGCCTATTATTAGAAGATATTACCCAAAGCTGGAAAGAAGGTAAAAATTCTTACCGGATTGGAAGCCTTATCCTGAACACTAATGATTCTCAACTTAATATTGTTGACGGACAGCAACGGATCACCACCCTATTACTCATCCTGAAAGCTCTGGAAAGCAATGCAGGATCTGCATTGAGGGATTCTTTACAATACAGGCATTCGGATTCACTGAACGCAATCATCCAAAACAAGCATTTTATAGATGGCTGGCTACAGGAAAATATAGGAAATGACAATAAAAGTTTTGAGAAATATATTCTGAACTCCTGCGAATTTGTAGAAATCAGAGTAGCAGATCTTTCAGAAGCATTCCAGATGTTTGATTCCCAGAATGGCCGTGGAAAGGAACTGGAAGCTTATAATCTTTTGAAAGCGTACCACATCCGCGCCATGGAAAGCAATACTTTTGAAGAAAAGGTAACTTGTGACATAACGTGGGAAGGTGCTGCCAGATATCAGGCGGATAAAGAAAATCCACATGTTTCAAATTTACTCAGACAACTGATCAACGAACAGCTGTACAGAACCAGGCTATGGAGTCGCAAGAAAGAAGCATACGCCTTTGACAAAAAGCAGATCAGAGAATTCAAAGGAATTACCGTCAATAAAAACCACCCGATTGATTTTCCTTACCAAAACAGAGAACTGATGCAATATGTGATGCAGAATTATTTCAAATCTTTAGGCGTTTCTGTAAATGGCATAAAATCAAGGTTCAGAAATATTTCGCCGGAAAATATCAATCCGTTTTCTTTACTGAATCAAAATATTGTTAATGGTAAAGATTTTTTCGATTATACAGAAACCTATATTGAGATCTATAAAAGGCTCTTTAATTCTGAGTTTGAAGAAATGAAAGAATTTAAAAAATTTGTGCAGAAAAACTGTAAGTATGACGGATCGCATCGCGATGGCGATCAGTATCTTTTCGAGCTCTATAAATCTCTTATCATTTTGATGTTTGATAAATTTGGAGAAGAAGGGGTAGAAAAATATCATAAAACACTGTATTTATTGGTTTACAGGCTAAGGCTGGAAAAAGAACAGGTAAGATATAACAGTGTTGTCAAATATCCGGCTGAAAATGAAGTTTTTAATATCATTGAAAATGCCAAATCATATTCAGATCTGCTTCCATTAGAGAAAATGGCAAATAAAAATGTGATTTGCAAAAAAAATGTGGCGGCAGTTATCGAATATTTTTTAAAACAAAACATCCGCCTTGAATCCGCAGATGAGAGAAAAGTTAATCTTAAAGACTACAGCTTCACATAA
- a CDS encoding DUF262 domain-containing protein has translation MENQNLNKNLKEIFNYKYIVPLYQRNYAWAEDEIAQLLHDLYENFKKFETNPTLNYFIGSLVVLKRKDGLYEVIDGQQRLTTLSILMKMLGLVENPKLFYESRPEVEAFFDSYYRNGQTEDIVFNYKVSHLINAVDLLENIIINPDEKSGKRLSEIPRLDLFKKFVFENVILVLVEIPHETDVASYFEIMNNRGEQLQKHEILKSHLMETLKDKSGNYFEKQQNEFSKIWDACSQMDTHIQKLFSSGDRQKYFGENYDEFYPVDFREEEAMETLGFSIDDALKKPIEKTDSININDIDDSGKDHSIIDFPNFLMHIFKVKYHTYSYNGHETEIPLNEKDLLTVYDGLKYKIDAKDFISDLLYYRTVFDRFIIKSSEDDDQEDSYKWTLQKPSKYIYHKSEDSISHSLRYKNIFDHQDRLIKAVSLLQVTFRNRKYKNWLQDILHLFSDKENFGLSGIEYQTVIDKIIMTYFENNISQSNYDQGVKVPHFLFNFIDYLYWVKSPADFDFKFTYRNSVEHHLSQSFNNPFQDNLGNLCLVSKSSNSRMNNESPVGKADSSSTGKYYKNGKIPPKQKRMYDLTNANKKWENYEIAEHRIEVTELLKERADILSPQTY, from the coding sequence ATGGAAAATCAGAATCTAAACAAAAACTTAAAGGAAATATTTAATTATAAATATATTGTTCCCCTATACCAAAGAAACTATGCGTGGGCTGAAGACGAAATAGCACAGCTGCTTCATGATCTTTATGAAAATTTTAAAAAGTTTGAGACCAATCCTACTTTAAATTACTTTATTGGAAGCCTTGTCGTTTTAAAAAGAAAGGACGGCCTCTATGAAGTAATAGATGGCCAGCAAAGACTGACAACCTTATCTATACTTATGAAAATGCTTGGATTGGTAGAAAATCCTAAACTTTTCTATGAATCAAGGCCGGAAGTGGAAGCTTTCTTTGACTCTTATTACAGAAATGGTCAGACAGAAGATATTGTATTTAACTATAAAGTTTCACACCTTATAAATGCCGTAGATCTGCTTGAAAATATCATTATAAATCCTGATGAAAAATCAGGGAAAAGACTTTCCGAAATTCCCCGGCTTGATCTTTTTAAAAAATTTGTTTTTGAAAATGTAATTCTTGTTCTTGTGGAAATCCCTCATGAAACGGATGTAGCCTCTTATTTTGAGATCATGAATAATCGTGGTGAACAGTTACAAAAACATGAGATTTTAAAGTCTCACCTTATGGAAACCCTGAAAGATAAAAGCGGTAATTATTTTGAAAAACAGCAGAATGAATTTTCTAAAATTTGGGATGCCTGCTCTCAGATGGATACCCATATTCAGAAATTATTTTCTTCAGGAGACAGACAAAAATATTTTGGTGAAAATTATGATGAGTTTTATCCTGTAGATTTTAGAGAAGAAGAAGCCATGGAAACATTGGGTTTCTCGATCGATGATGCTCTGAAAAAGCCAATAGAAAAAACAGATTCAATCAACATCAATGATATTGATGATTCGGGTAAAGATCATTCAATCATAGATTTCCCAAACTTTTTAATGCATATCTTTAAAGTAAAATACCACACATACTCATATAATGGTCATGAAACAGAGATCCCGCTGAATGAAAAAGATCTGCTTACAGTCTATGATGGGCTGAAATATAAAATTGATGCAAAAGATTTCATCAGTGATCTATTGTACTATAGAACGGTCTTCGATAGGTTTATTATAAAATCTTCAGAAGATGATGACCAGGAGGATTCTTACAAATGGACCCTTCAAAAGCCCTCTAAATATATCTATCATAAAAGTGAAGACAGCATTTCTCATAGTTTAAGGTATAAAAATATATTTGATCATCAGGACCGTCTTATAAAGGCTGTTTCTTTACTTCAGGTTACTTTCAGAAACCGAAAATATAAAAACTGGTTACAGGATATTTTGCATCTTTTCTCTGATAAGGAAAATTTCGGTTTATCGGGAATAGAGTACCAGACAGTAATTGATAAGATCATCATGACCTATTTTGAAAATAATATCAGTCAATCAAATTATGATCAGGGTGTTAAGGTTCCTCATTTCCTATTCAATTTTATTGATTATCTGTATTGGGTAAAATCACCTGCTGATTTTGATTTCAAATTTACCTATCGTAATTCTGTAGAACATCATCTGTCTCAATCTTTCAATAATCCTTTTCAGGATAACCTCGGAAACCTTTGTTTGGTAAGTAAAAGTTCCAATTCAAGGATGAACAATGAGTCTCCTGTGGGTAAGGCAGACTCAAGTTCCACAGGCAAATACTATAAAAATGGAAAGATACCCCCAAAGCAGAAAAGAATGTATGATCTGACAAATGCAAATAAAAAATGGGAAAATTATGAAATTGCGGAGCATAGGATAGAAGTCACAGAACTTTTGAAGGAAAGAGCGGATATCCTAAGTCCTCAGACTTATTAA